One window of the Epinephelus moara isolate mb chromosome 22, YSFRI_EMoa_1.0, whole genome shotgun sequence genome contains the following:
- the LOC126383657 gene encoding sialin-like — MPLPNGYSINSAPSEEREDSEPLIENDAVPPVCCSARLNLAFLMFFGFSMVYGLRVNLSVAMVAMVNTTDSKPAQNSSITSACPLPTGTENSSDTFLQLEGVPQYPWDSETQGWLLGAFFFGYLCTQIPGGYLSGHYGGTIFLGLGVLGTAALTLLTPLAAQMGSYWLFALRALEGFGEGVTFPAMMSMWARWAPPLERSRLMSLSGSGGNFGAFVALPLTGYICQTLGWPAVFYICGGAGCLWAIFWFIFVSDDPRTHRRISKEERDYIINSIGPQGTGHGWSVPLLSMLLSVPLWAIIITQMCSNWSYYTLLTSLPTYMNVIMHFDLKSNGFLSALPYLGGWLFSTLSGVVADSLIERRVFSVTVVRKLFTVAGLLPSSALLVGVSYAGCSHILTVTLLTLSSTLGGITASGVYMNQIDIAPRYAGFLLGITNTFGTIPGVLAPIATGYFTEDHTLAGWRKVFWVAAGINACGAFVFTLFGSGKIQPWALTEEERAEAEKHRSRSIST, encoded by the exons ATGCCTTTACCAAATGGCTACTCCATCAACTCAGCCCCTTCGGAGGAGCGCGAGGACAGTGAGCCCCTTATCGAGAATGATGCAG TTCCTCCTGTGTGCTGCTCGGCTCGCCTCAACCTGGCCTTCCTGATGTTCTTTGGGTTCTCCATGGTCTACGGTCTTCGTGTCAACCTGAGTGTTGCTATGGTAGCCATGGTGAATACCACTGATTCCAAACCAGCCCAGAACAGCTCCATCACCTCTGCCTGTCCCCTGCCAACAGGGACAGAAAACAGCAGCGACACTTTCCTACAACTTGAGGGG GTCCCCCAGTATCCTTGGGACTCGGAGACTCAGGGCTGGCTGCTGGGAGCCTTCTTCTTTGGGTACCTGTGCACACAGATCCCGGGGGGCTACCTGTCTGGTCACTACGGGGGGACCATCTTCCTGGGTTTGGGTGTGCTGGGCACTGCTGCCCTCACGCTGCTCACCCCTCTGGCTGCCCAGATGGGGTCGTATTGGCTGTTTGCACTACGAGCTTTGGAGGGCTTTGGAGAG GGTGTGACATTCCCAGCCATGATGTCCATGTGGGCTCGGTGGGCTCCTCCTCTGGAGCGCTCTCGCCTTATGTCCCTGTCGGGATCTGGGGGCAACTTTGGGGCCTTTGTGGCTCTGCCGCTCACCGGCTACATCTGCCAAACCTTAGGCTGGCCTGCTGTCTTCTACATCTGTG gaGGTGCTGGTTGCCTCTGGGCCAtcttttggtttatttttgtaTCCGATGACCCTCGCACTCATCGTCGAATCAGCAAAGAGGAGAGAGATTACATCATAAACTCCATCGGACCTCAG GGTACAGGTCATGGCTGGTCCGTGCCCCTTCTATCCATGCTGCTGTCGGTTCCTCTGTGGGCCATCATCATCACCCAGATGTGTTCAAACTGGTCTTACTACACCCTGCTCACCTCCCTGCCTACCTACATGAACGTCATCATGCACTTTGACCTTAAATCA aATGGTTTCCTCTCCGCTCTGCCGTACCTCGGCGGCTGGTTGTTCTCAACACTGTCAGGTGTCGTAGCTGACAGTCTCATCGAGAGGAGGGTGTTCAGCGTCACTGTTGTACGCAAGCTCTTCACAGTTGCAG gtCTGTTGCCATCCTCAGCTCTCCTCGTGGGTGTGAGTTACGCTGGCTGCAGCCACATCCTCACTGTCACCCTCCTCACACTCTCCAGCACCCTAGGAGGGATCACTGCCTCTGGAGTCTATATGAACCAAATAGACATCGCTCCGCG GTACGCTGGATTTCTTTTGGGAATCACTAACACATTTGGGACCATTCCTGGAGTCTTGGCACCCATAGCTACAGGATACTTTACTGAGGAT CACACCCTGGCAGGCTGGAGGAAGGTGTTCTGGGTGGCAGCTGGGATTAATGCCTGTGGCGCTTTCGTCTTCACCTTATTTGGCAGCGGGAAGATCCAGCCGTGGGCCCtcactgaggaggagagagcagaagCTGAGAAACATAGGAGCAGGTCCATCTCCACATAA
- the LOC126384050 gene encoding elongation factor 1-alpha produces MGKEKIHINIVVIGHVDSGKSTSTGHLIYKCGGIDKRTIEKFEKEAAEMGKGSFKYAWVLDKLKAERERGITIDIALWKFETSKYYVTIIDAPGHRDFIKNMITGTSQADCAVLIVAAGVGEFEAGISKNGQTREHALLAFTLGVKQLIVGVNKMDSTEPPYSQARFEEIQKEVSTYIKKIGYNPSTVAFVPISGWHGDNMLEASDKMSWFKGWKIERKEGNASGTTLLEALDAILPPSRPTEKPLRLPLQDVYKIGGIGTVPVGRVETGVLKPGTVVTFAPCNLTTEVKSVEMHHESLPEAVPGDNVGFNIKNVSVKEIRRGYVAGDSKNDPPKGADNFNAQVIILNHPGQINAGYAPVLDCHTAHIACKFSELIEKIDRRSGKKLEDQPKFIKSGDAAIVKLIPQKPMVVEPFSSYPPLGRFAVRDMRQTVAVGVIKAVETKEVSGKTTKAAEKAQKKK; encoded by the exons ATGGGAAAGGAAAAGATCCACATCAACATCGTGGTCATTGGCCATGTCGACTCCGGCAAGTCCACCTCTACCGGCCACCTCATCTACAAGTGCGGAGGAATCGACAAGAGAACCATCGAGAAGTTCGAGAAGGAAGCCGCTGAG ATGGGCAAGGGCTCCTTCAAGTATGCCTGGGTGCTGGACAAACTGAAGGCCGAGCGTGAGCGCGGTATAACTATTGACATCGCTCTTTGGAAGTTTGAGACCAGCAAGTACTACGTGACCATCATTGATGCCCCTGGACACAGGGACTTCATCAAGAACATGATCACTGGTACCTCTCAG GCTGACTGCGCCGTGCTGATCGTGGCTGCTGGTGTTGGTGAGTTTGAGGCTGGTATCTCCAAGAATGGACAGACCCGTGAGCACGCCCTGCTGGCCTTCACCCTTGGTGTGAAGCAGCTCATTGTTGGAGTCAACAAGATGGACTCCACTGAGCCCCCTTACAGCCAGGCCCGTTTTGAAGAGATCCAGAAGGAAGTGAGCACCTACATCAAGAAGATCGGCTACAACCCCTCCACCGTGGCCTTTGTGCCCATCTCTGGATGGCATGGAGACAACATGCTGGAGGCCAGTGACAAG ATGAGCTGGTTCAAGGGATGGAAGATTGAGCGCAAGGAGGGCAATGCCAGTGGAACAACACTGCTGGAGGCTCTTGATGCCATCCTGCCTCCCTCCCGCCCCACTGAGAAGCCCCTGCGTCTGCCCCTGCAGGATGTCTACAAAATCGGAG GTATTGGAACTGTCCCTGTCGGCCGTGTTGAGACTGGTGTCCTGAAGCCCGGTACGGTCGTCACCTTCGCTCCATGCAACCTGACCACTGAGGTGAAGTCTGTGGAGATGCACCACGAGTCTCTGCCTGAAGCTGTCCCTGGTGACAACGTTGGCTTCAACATCAAGAACGTGTCTGTCAAGGAAATCCGTCGTGGATACGTGGCTGGTGACAGCAAGAACGACCCACCCAAGGGAGCTGACAACTTCAACGCCCAG GTCATCATCCTGAACCACCCTGGTCAGATTAATGCTGGCTATGCCCCAGTGCTGGATTGCCACACCGCTCACATTGCCTGCAAGTTCAGCGAGCTCATTGAGAAGATCGACCGTCGTTCTGGCAAGAAGCTTGAAGACCAGCCCAAGTTTATCAAGTCTGGAGATGCCGCCATTGTCAAACTGATCCCACAGAAGCCCATGGTTGTGGAGCCCTTCTCCAGCTATCCTCCCCTCG GTCGTTTTGCTGTGCGTGACATGAGACAGACCGTAGCCGTCGGTGTCATCAAGGCTGTTGAGACCAAGGAAGTAAGTGGAAAGACAACCAAGGCTGCAGAGAAGGCCCAGAAGAAGAAATGA